In Hippoglossus hippoglossus isolate fHipHip1 chromosome 15, fHipHip1.pri, whole genome shotgun sequence, the genomic stretch CCGGGAGAAGTGATCGAGAGTCGGTCTGTAAACCATGAACAAGGCGGGGCAGCGTTGTGCTGGTTGTTAGCTCGCAGTTAGCATCGCTTAGCTAGCATGTCAGCGGCTGTGGAGGCGGCAGCTACCGGCTGCTGCAGCTAGCATGTGTCGGTGTTAGCTAATCACTGGTTAACTCCACCGTTGATTAGCCGCTAATAGCTAATAGCTAATAACTAATAGCTAATAACTAATagcttgtgttgttgttgagctGTTTACGTCgcagcttctgtttctcttcataTTCCACTGACACGAGTCTTAGTTTCTGTggattatttctttattatttcatcacGTAGCGTCGgttccgtgtgtttgtgttggaggtGTCGACTCAGACTTTAATCCTgatcctggagctgcagctctgggtCTGATCTGTTTACCTGAGCAGCTCCGGGCTGAGGATCATGTTTCCTGGAtcagtttctctgtttccaCCGCAGGTTCCTCAGCACCGGGCTCGTGTGGCTCATCCGGCCACAGGGCGTTAAAGAGGACCTGGGAATTACAAGGTTCCTCATTGACTTTGTGAAAGTCTGCAGGAAATACAAACTGAAGAAGTCCCTCATGGAATCAATGTTCTAACCTGTTGCAcgtgaaaacaatatttttatattatttcctCAGATGCAAACAGATTTAAATATCAGagatgatgagagagagaggagcgttACTGGTGTCCCTCAAACCTCTGGTGCTCATGGAagtgaaaacatgtcaaactatttGGCTCCAAGAACATTATCTACCTTTAATCAATAAAATCCATAAACAATTAGCAAATCCTGTTTGTCCATGTGAAGACAGAAAGCTTCATCTGAGCAACCACCATCTTCAACACCCTGATAAATGATCTCCATTGTTCTCCTCTCCCAGGTGCATGAGGCCGTCAGGTGGCACCAGGAGAACCCATGGAGCCGTACATCATGACCTTgcactcctcctcccctcctccactgGATGATGATGGCGATGGGGAGGCTGGCACAGAGGACGACGAGTTCGGAGACTTTGGGGGGTTCTGCTCCCCCCGAGGCGTTGCAGATCCCACAGAGACACCATCCACCCTCAGAGAACCTTCTCACACCCTGAAGGCTGCCACCCATCCACCCACTGGAAGCTCAGGTTCTGACGGGGGCcagatggaggcagagaggaaggatTGTAAAGCTGAATCCTCTTTGCACCTCACAAACGGATACGCTGAAGGAGACCACAACGCCGGGACCCATGGTGCTTCGAGTACTTTCTCtcctgaggaggaaacaggctTTGCTGATTTCACTGTGTTCACAGAGCAGACCGTTCATCCCTGGTGCTGCGGCCTCTCTCCCTTGAACAGCACCGAGACGTGGGCTCAACAGATACACGGTCCGGGTCATGAGGTTGTTCTGGACTCTGAGCCCAGATCTCATTGTGCATCTGAGTCTAAAGGGAATGTTTGCACTAAGGTCGAGCACTGTGAGAACCGAGATGCATCTCAGGACCCCCCCCCAGCctcagagagctgcagcagcgtTTGGATTTCCATCTCCTCAGCCTCATttcagagaggaggatggaggcgAGCGTggggacagatggagggaaacGAggcattgtttgaattatttacaaaCCTCCGAggtgcaggaggaaggagacttggacaaagacagagagagcagcgtTTCTACTGTCCCTCAAATAATCAGTGTGTATGAATCTGCTGCAGAGGACCTGGAGTCTGTCGGGGATGACTTTTCATTTGAAGGTGTTTCTGCCGACTTGGAACCAATTGTTTCATCTCTGGCTTCGCAAGACGATCAGACCGACTGGGACCAGACCGATGCTGAGGATGAAGAACTGGGGAACAACTGGCATTCAGACTCTTTTGGCAACAGCAGCGGCAGGAAGGCAGATCTCAGCCAAACAGAGGCAGAGCAGGCTTTGGGTCACTGCGACCAATCTCCGACTCAGGAAACCTCAGCTACCTCCAACCAGTCACAGTCTGTAACATACACAGGATCCGGATTTGCAGACTTCGATGACCGTGGTTCTGAGCGTCACAGGGACCACGACTGTGTCCAAGCTGCTGATGTGAGTGTGCAGAGTCTGGGGAGCCTCCCGCCGAGTGACAGCTTTGCTGATTTCTGCTCAGCACCCATACAGGAGACTGGAGAAGGGTCGTGGGCCGAGTTCCATGATCAGAGGCCTCAAGAGGAGGGAAGTCAGCGGCCGGACCGAGTCAGCAGCCTTCAGAGTgacggggaggaggagcaggacaggGTGGGACACTGTGGAGCTTCAAGGAGAAGCAGCTGTCAGGTGGGAGacatttcagttgttttctcCTTATGATAATAATTAGCAGTGAACAATAGAGATGTACAGAGAAAATGGGATTCTGGAAGGTCTGATCTTTTTCCCGACCAGGTGTCGTTATCCTGCCGTGTCCAGCAGATCCTCTGTGCCATTTTCCCAGAGGTGGTGGTCCCAACTgtggaaggtgaggaggaggaggaggaggaggatgatgatgaagaggaggaggaggaggtgctgagCCTCTGTGCTCATCTTCACACCCGACACCTCccagagagtgaggaggagaagatgccAGAACTCAGCGGTGCTCAGAGGTGAGTTCCTCCTGAATTAGGAAGATGGTGGATATATTTGaaattttaactttaaaagaaCCCATTTACTATTTTTGGTGAAATCATACCACAGATAATAATTTAAAGTGTTAATAAACAAAAGATTTTCACATGTTGTCAGTAGTAACAGTCTGAAGTGGCTGTTAGGAATATAGACCATCAGcgctgtctctgtgtgttttgtgctcaGGGCTCCTCGGGGCCTGTGGTGGCCACACCAAGACGTCCACAGTGCGGTCGGCCTTCAGTTCCAGTGGAGCGGCTCCCACACCAACAGGACTCTGCTCAGGTGCCTCGGTGTGGACACGAGAAACATTGTGAgttatgaaaaacacaaaaactgctgtTTACTGTTGATCCTCACAGCGTCTTCACCTGTAACTGAGTTAACAGCTGAAACTACTTCTTCAGCCATTGGACAATGCATCAGAATCCACTGATTCATTTCAAgtctccttcctctccagtCACAATATACTGCACATTTCTACAAtgttaaatctgttttattttaacaaccTTCTTTCGTTGTGTGTCTCCTGAAAGTTGTTCATCGGCATGAAGAAGCAGCCGGTAGCTGTACCTGCTTTCGCATCCAGCCTGGTGAGTCCGCTGCAGGAGAAAAAGATGCAGAGTAATGTTCTTACAGGCTCATTTATATGTGTGAATCCAGTTCTATCGGTTCTATATCTTGTTTCACTGCTGTTACCCAGTATTAACTGGATATAAAGAATGACGACATGACAGTTCAAAAAACTGAAGCCacatcatcttgatcgccccctggtgctCGGttgtagtataggtcataaaccctgcctccttaATATTAGTgctggaccaaactaaaaagtttaAGTACAGGTTAAATACCTTTTTCTTAACACATTCCAAATGATGTGTGAAGTGTGAGATGAAGGCTCCGTACAGGAGAACGAGGAGACgtgttgtgtctttatttacagtctgttaCCATGTCATTGTTTTACATGTCCATCTCCTTATTGTGATCCTTCAGGGAATGCTTGAGCCAACCAAAGACGCTGTAGCAGCTGTTTGTACTTCAGGATACGCAGCGGTCACAGCACGAGAACCTGCAGGGCCACAGAACAGGCAGGATCCCTCGACGGACTCAGTGCAGGTAAACCCGTCGATtggattcattttaattttcagtCCAGAGCATCACACCTGAACATATGAAGGCAGAGATGTAAACGatgcttcctcctctctctgcagggggCGCTCCCTTCCAGCCAGCGGGACTGGAGCAGCCGTGGCCTTAGCAGCTCTCAGGACGGTACGTCCCCTCGCAGAGCCCCTCACTTCTGGGGTTGGAAGTAAACTACCAGCACTGACACGGCTTCCTCTGATAAGCCCAAACCTTTGGGAGTTTACTCTggactcctcctgctcctcgcCTCCTCCAGGGCTTGTCTGCTTCTTTTCATTTGCACCGTGTTTCccctccacagcagcagtgggCGACCACAGTTGATTTTCAACTCGGGAATAATTACAACCAGTGTTAGGAAATCATGTTTTGATCTATTTATGCAAACAAGAAAACTGTGAGAGGTCAAATATCCAACTGATCCAAAAACTGggaaacaaaagtaaaataaaacattacccATCAGTCCCAATTATTCCAAAACACTTCCAGGGGGAAGCACTGTCCGgatttcccttctctccttccttcactGACTCTAGTGTCTCATCTTTACCTGCTGCCACCTTCTTATTCATTTATCTCAGTATTTATCGGTCCCAGCTGAGATGGGAAAACCAGTTTGAAGTGTTAACACCTGATGTGGGTGAAGGTTACGATTTAAAGGAGCATTTTGATTCCTTTAGGCACCGTTAAGGTTTAACTGTTAACTCTAACCCGGTGGTGCCCAGTGCGTGGGGATGAAGCCTGTGGATCTGACAGTATcatctgattttctttttacattttgatgtgAATCATTTGTTATGTTCTTGTGGAGGTAACAAAAGAAAGACCAGTAGAAAACCACAGAAGACGAGGTCGCATGTTGTTAGTTTCCTTCTAAATTCTTGCAGCTACTCCATCAACTTGGAAGATGTTGCATAGTTAAAAAAGTGAAATCTTTAAATAGTTATTGGCACATGACACAAACTGCTGTGATCTGAGTTTCTTGATCTGTTGTGTGACCGATGGGGAACTTGGTGGtactgtgtgtgctgctgctgctgcatgagtGAGAAGTGTGTAACTACCTGTGTGGCATTGCATTGATTACTCATCAGACTGCAGACATGTCAGCTGATGATGAGCAGCATGTGAACGGCTCGATTGACACTTAGATGAGTCGAGTCCACTGAAGAAAGcctgtttccatgacaacatcAACAGCACAAGCAAGACAAATGTTTAGTGATGAATCACATGAAACAGAATAGTGTTGCAGTGATAACGTGtgaacagcagggggcagtaaaTTGTCAGTGCAGAAAAAAGGTCAAAAGATATACTGAATAATTTACAAATGCAAAGAACATGCAcctatatatttattatatatattaattatttgtttgtagttatttctttctttatgtaTCATTGTCTCATGTGTTATATGAAATGTGTCTTTGGGAGTTTGAGTTGTTCTGTTCGGTTCAACATGTGCAGGTGCCTGTCGACAGGAGATTTATTTTAGACATCACTATTCAAATAAGATGAAAATGGCGACACAGTAAAAGGAAGTTGAGATTTTTGCATCAGTTAATGCTGCTTTCagtttttggggggttttcttTACTCGGTGCACTGAAGCACGAACTGTGTCCGCACGCTCTGCAGAGTGTTTGATTCCAAAGAAGTGTTTCATTACCAATCCAATGTGTTTGCACAACAGTTCTGTGGAACCGTTACAGTACGTCATCATGAGTTGTGCCTTCATGCAATTATTTTCTAAAaactaatgatttttttctccaaatgGTACAATTCTCTTTGGACCGATAaattgttgtggttttttttttattcagatttaatgCTCAAATCCAGATTTAATGCACTGCAATAAGGTCTTTGTGGGAAATCCTTGTaaatactgaaataaatcaGTCGatcctttctctttgttttgcttctcttccctctgcttttctctctttgccaTAAGTGGCGTCACTTCTCTCTGTGGTTGAAAGCAAAGTTGGGGTATTCATCCAACTCCACGGCTCACTGGCGTGtgtcaggtttttattttaaccacaCAAAGAATATAAAACTAAAGATTTCCAATATATTGCTAAGCTCAACCTCACTTTTAGCGGTCAGTCGGGTTCGTGCTTCTTCTTCATTCTTATTTTATTCCTCATCCCCGCAAACAACCGTGACCCGTTGTCTTCCCGTGCAAGAACAGGCTGCTGTGCTCTCAACCTGGATTGTTTCGgtccagaggaggagagcagatccagcagcagcagtcctcCACCAGGTCAGAGTGTGAAACGGAAGAAATGTCAGTTTTGCACACACCAGGTTCACCCATagacggtaaataaagatgaacaggACATctccaaaatatcctggatttgaacactgccatcttgcctCTTTAACGTCTTGTGCGCCTGAGCAACTGCAAGtcagtatcagctgtcaatcaccctGTTTTTACAGCTTCAAATAACCCATTAAATCCAAACTTATCAAAAACTTTTACAGAAAGTTATTTGACTcctttcagtttggtccatgtcccatctgctaacatggaggaggcagggtttaagACTtacactgcagccaaccaccaggtggcgatcaagatgctttggcttcacttttggggagctgtcatgtcgtccatctttaaatacagtctatgggttcAACATGACGATACAAATGTTAAGCAATTGCTCCTTTCAGCTTGTGTTGTATGTGAGTCCTTTGATACTCGGTGGTTTGATACccgtgttttgtgtttgtaacACGCACTCACACGTAAAGGAGTCGACCGGGAACTGTACGAGTTGACCATCAGCAAACTGGAAACCAGCACCGACCgctgccacctagtggacaCTTTGAATCGACTGATGTCTGATGCAGAGAAGACGAGCACCTCGGTCAGGTGAGACAAGACATTAAGACATTCATCGGATAAAAGAAATCTAAATCAGACACAAGGATCTTTAAATAcccattgtgtgtgtctgtgtgtgcatgtgtgtgtgcatgtgtctgtgtgtgtctgtgtgttctctccATTAGGAAAGCTCCAGAGGACGAGGAGCTGAGTGCGGAGGCTGGACGGTTGATCGCTGGACTTCCTGACTTGTCCTTCATGACGGCCAAAGTCCTCATGTTCCCAAGCGTCCTCGTACCTGCACTGTGatgacttttcttttccacacacacagaatgtaaATACTGATGAGGAGTTGTTCTCCACCTTCTCACCATCTTCTGTCTCAAACCCAAAAAGTCAAACTCCTCGTCACTAGTGAGGcggaataataaataatcattcATGTCAGGGTAAAATAATCACTACAGGGCAGTAGGTGTTTCAATCAATCTTATTATTACTCTCAagtgttgtggttgttttctgtttaaacaCGTATTTATTACATCGAACCCACTAAATgaaattatgtttgtgtttgtgtttatttattttattgtaaaacacAGCATTTTTGATTAAAAATCCATTGTagacaaattataatatatttagcTGATCATAATGTGTTGAATGTAAAAGAATGTTTCCctttattgttttctcttttcatgttGTGATTAAACTTTTAAAGGTGTATAATTGagtttttaaatccactttaactcatctttctatcttttcttttttacattaatataaTTCCACAACATGTTTAGGAGCAAACTCAgcacaataaaataaagcaatagAAACTCCTGCATGCGTCATTAGTCATTTCCCAGTTCAACTTCAGCCTGtcttataaatattaatatcattattctTTTTAACTTATATATTCTATGCcttttactgtgttttctttttaacattatttactATCCTCAGATATCCTcgtgtttctttcctctgtcgtgatttcaaagcactttgttgtttttcaatgaGCTTTATTAATAAATCTGACAGAAGATTAGTAGAGGAACACagacagccacagacacaagacaACCGACGCACAGTTCCACTGACGGACCAGaggatttaatttaatgttattatcACAGTTTGAATCACTCAGCCCACCGGAAGCGCCTGCCTCCGCCACCGGAAGTGCCCCGGCCCCTTCCTCCTCTCGGCCGGGTTGCTGCGTCTTCCTTCCGGCTCGCCGAAGAAAGTTGAGGGCGGTTCAGCGGCTTCTGGGCTTTGACACAATGGACAGCCAGGGAAGGAAAGTGGTGGTCTGCGACAACGGGACCGGGGTAAGTTCTCCGCCGCGGCCCGACCCTCCGTCTCCGGGCGTGTTCGCGCGAACGCCGCCGTTTGTGTCGAGCGATTCGCTGGAACAGGAAGTGGCGGTGTCAGCGTCCCCCAGCTAGCTAGCGTCAACTGGGTGGGTAGCTAGCCTGCCTGCTAGCATGCTAATTCTCATTCATCCGGACACCTCGCGGAAATAGACCCCGCGAGTGGCTGCTGTTTGTCCGGATGAAGGATGAATCCGCAGCTCTGGGTGTAGCTCAGTTAGCTCACGCGCCCCAGCGTCAAGCAATGCTACATTAGCTCCTAACAGGTATTAAGCTACGGCAGCTAGCTAGCTCGTTAGCCAGCCTGCTAGCCCCTAACAGCTGACAGTCTGCTTTATCCCGTCTCTGATTTATCTGGTTTCTTCTGCTCGCGACGCCCAGTTCGTGGATTCCCTGTTTATTTCAGTGCATTTTCGAtcagttagcattagcatcgTATGTCCTTTTTCTTGGACATGTTAGCCGGCGCCAGGTGGGTGTAACGTTAGCTAGGCCGTGTCAGGTGAATTGAGGAACCGCCGTTAAAACTGCATTTTCCTGAACAGCGAGAGAGAAATGTCCCATAACCGCCTTCTAGTGAAGTATGCGGACCTGAGAGaccacaggaagctcattcaGGCGGGTTATGCACTGAATACTCAACTATTTATCACAAAATGCGGACCTGAAAGACCACAGGAAGTTCATTCAGGTGTGGTTATGCACTGAAGTACTCATCTATTTATTAAAGTATCAGTACCTGAAATACCACACAAGTACATTCAGGCTGGTTATATACTGACGTATACATATGTTTATTAAAGTATGGAGAAATGAAAGACCACAGGAAGTACATTTAGGCTGGTTTATATACTGAAGTACAGATTTATTCGTTCTCCATTTAACCAGGAAGTTCCCTATGAGATGAAATATCCACTTGTGTCCTGGTTTAGATGAACAAATCAAGTTAAAAgtttcaaatgtaaatacaacacacacattaaaaaacatacatgtgcatatatatatatgaacattaaatgattaaaacagaACATACATAGAAACATGTAGAAGTCAGTGGCTTTAAtgaaatatgtatatttaaaaagtacatgttaaaaGCAATGACATTCTATGAAAAAGGATTTTAAAGTATTTCTAAACACTTCAATGGGAAGGTAACGATTAAGTTATTTTAGTCGTGCAGCTCATTTCATGCATGTGCTGCATGGAAGCCAACAGGAAACATGCATACATACAAATCAATGATACTCAATGTTccattttctaatattttgcATGGTATTTAAGTTTAATTACAGGACTTCTACATGTTctgaagtatttattttcccGATTTGCTATTGGTCTTTTTAATTGAGGCAGCTGAATATTACTTCATCCACTGGGCCGCACTACATATGTTTTGCATATATGCATTTATCCATTCACTTTGTTTgttagggtttttttttacccatttttaataatttcataATGTCATCATTATGACTGATAGGAACATGTTTATCTGGACTAAGTTTAGCGTTACCACGCAGCCCGAACGGCCACCGGTGCAAAGTTGCTGCATCTGCACGATTGAGGGACAGAACTTTGCTATTTTAATTCACTTTATCTCAGGGATTTTCCAGcttctgtggtttgttttgcaAACTTGCAAAGTCTGCACTTTTACTTCATCCAGCGTTTATAGTACCACAGTCGTTTTTTGGTctcttgtgttttcaaattattCTTTGCTCACAGGTAACAGTGCCTCTGTTGGAGTGGAGGCACTTCCTGTCTCAACCTTGTCAGCAGTTAAAGAGGATGTTGGCTTCTCACGTTGCTGACTAATACGGCCTTTTTTATGAGCTGTGGATCTCAAGTGCACGGTGTAGAGAACAATCTGAACCTGTGTCAGGGTTGAAGTGAGAAGCTTAGAGGAAGTGATGGTCTCTGCACCAATCCGTTCTCAGAGACCTGGTGCATGTCGTCTCACACCAGACTGTAAAATCTGCAAAAGATAACTGCATTGTGTGGTTTACTAGTGGATCTCTCTACATTTCACTGTGTAGGGTAGATTCAAGCTGCTGTCCGTGGTGTGACTCACCAGTTAATGCTCCAAGCTTCACCCAGATTCCTTTGTGGGGGCAGGGCTTTACTGACGCTCACATTTTACTAAATTGTTAAACACAGTTTAGTGGGTCATCTGTGGAATTCACTCATTCACAATGTTGCTGGAAAAACCAACAAGCTACATTCTTTTCTGTTTGAGGTCATGACACAAACAGTACGAATGCAAAGTCTAGCAttaagaggaagaagaggaaaccaCACAGTGTATATTCTCAGTGTGGCTCGATGCAGAAAACAGTCAATGATTTACTTCACCTTTATGTCCTCACAGCTGATAATTAGTCCTGTACTCAGATATTTGTTTAACAACgtttattgttgtatttaaagTGCAGATTTGAAGTCCTGGATTTTTGACTTAACatcttatatcttatatatatatgaattacAATTTCAGATATTACTGCAGAGCAAAGCAGCTTTTGACCACAGATGGTGAATCACACATATTTGTTCACACATAGATGATTCTGGTATTAAAGCATGGATTCGATTTTTTTATCTCAGACTAAATCCCAGTTCAGTCCACtgttgtcagcaggatgacgGTAATGGTGTCTTTCTGTATCGCACAGTTCATCaggatttaaatgtttctaataATCACTTTCTCTGTACTTTTCCTTTTAGTTTGTCAAGTGCGGCTATGCAGGCTCCAACTTCCCCGAGCACATCTTCCCTGCACTTGTTGGAAGACCCATCATTCGCTCAACGGCCAAAGTGGGAAACATTGAGATCAAGGTACGGGCTAATCCATCTCCTGTTCCTGCAGgggtgtgttttatttcacctGAAAGTCTTGATGTCAATCACTGGTCAGGAAACCAGCGATAAGACTAAAGTAAAGACTGcagataaaatatgaaaagcGCTTTCGAATACAAGCACAATGTCAAAGTCACAGTCTTTAAAATGTCCCTGTAAAAGATCTTTTGTAAGTTTCTGACGAGTTCTTTAGAGTAAAGGCTCATttacatatagatatatatgaaTGAAGCATGTGGGCAGTGAAGGTTGCTTTGTTTCAGACGCTTCTCATCGCTTAGGGGAACATAAATGAGTCTGACGTCTGTGAGGAAACAGAATCAATCCTCCAACAACAAAATCCCCCGTCTGCTTATAGAAGTCTTGAGTATAAATAATCTTTGCACTAAATACAAAATCTTTAAGTCACTTCTGTAATTGGGGTGTAGCTCAGTTAATTAGGCAGCAGAGGTCTAAACGTTTCCCATTATTTTAGCATGAAGCCTTTCTCTACCTCTGTCCTGTTCTTTCCAAGTCCTTtgttcattcatctttatttcatatctaccttcctcttcctccatgtttTGTTCCCCCACGATGAAGTAGAATGCCCAGAAGATGGTAAGTTAAGGTTGGTGTGTGCCTCCTGCTCTTGCCTGCTCCGGAGAGTCGTGTCATGTTTTAATCTCAACTGAGAAATGTTGCGCTCTtacttcatttaaaatatttgttttgtgtcttttgtcttttcctcatTTGTTTTCGTTCGTTTTTTCTTACTCACACAATGACTCCATTCTTAAACATCCTGGCTAGTTTGCTGATTGTAAGTGTCGGGTTTGAGTGATGTTGGTTGAATGAGCGGCGCAGAGTCCGACAGTTAAACAGCACCTTTTGTTAATGCACTTCTTTCTCCAAGCGGAGTGTTGCAGAAATGGCTGCTATGAATCATAGGCCAGCTGTTATCGATGGAGTGCTAAAAGAGATTTTGGATCAGTTCCATTTTCAGAGTGTCTGATCTGCTGATGGATCCTGACCGCCAACAATCCTGCTGCTATTTCAGGACTCCAACAATCACAAGCGTTTTCAACTAAAACAGAACGTAAAatatcagcagcagctctaAAAGCTCGGTGCCAAATGTTAAAGGCTCTGTATTTGTTCGTGCATATTTAATTTTAAGTCAAGCGCCGTTAAGCTGCTCCACTAATCTGCAAATGTTCCACCTTTGACGAGTGCGGAGGAGGTGTTCCCGTACGAGGATGCATGGCAGGCAGCTGAAGTTTGGAGACAGAGGcacatctgtttttctttctttttttttattgagacCACATGGAGACGATGCCTGTGACTGGTACTTGGTTAATGCCCAAGCACACAGGATGAACCCATAAAATGGCTGCCTCCCGTGGGCTTTTGATGTCTCCAAGTGGAACGTGAGATGCTTGACTGTGTGGCTAACACTGAGCTCTAACCACGCAGTTGTTTACACTGCCAGGCTGCCTTGCATGCAGCTAGTTGAATGGTGCGAAAACGAGTGGATTACTGTAGCTGGAG encodes the following:
- the LOC117775339 gene encoding aftiphilin-like isoform X3 codes for the protein MRLFWTLSPDLIVHLSLKGMFALRSSTVRTEMHLRTPPQPQRAAAAFGFPSPQPHFREEDGGERGDRWRETRHCLNYLQTSEVQEEGDLDKDRESSVSTVPQIISVYESAAEDLESVGDDFSFEGVSADLEPIVSSLASQDDQTDWDQTDAEDEELGNNWHSDSFGNSSGRKADLSQTEAEQALGHCDQSPTQETSATSNQSQSVTYTGSGFADFDDRGSERHRDHDCVQAADVSVQSLGSLPPSDSFADFCSAPIQETGEGSWAEFHDQRPQEEGSQRPDRVSSLQSDGEEEQDRVGHCGASRRSSCQVSLSCRVQQILCAIFPEVVVPTVEGEEEEEVLSLCAHLHTRHLPESEEEKMPELSGAQRAPRGLWWPHQDVHSAVGLQFQWSGSHTNRTLLRCLGVDTRNILFIGMKKQPVAVPAFASSLGMLEPTKDAVAAVCTSGYAAVTAREPAGPQNRQDPSTDSVQGALPSSQRDWSSRGLSSSQDGCCALNLDCFGPEEESRSSSSSPPPGVDRELYELTISKLETSTDRCHLVDTLNRLMSDAEKTSTSVRKAPEDEELSAEAGRLIAGLPDLSFMTAKVLMFPSVLVPAL
- the LOC117775339 gene encoding aftiphilin-like isoform X2 is translated as MRLFWTLSPDLIVHLSLKGMFALRSSTVRTEMHLRTPPQPQRAAAAFGFPSPQPHFREEDGGERGDRWRETRHCLNYLQTSEVQEEGDLDKDRESSVSTVPQIISVYESAAEDLESVGDDFSFEGVSADLEPIVSSLASQDDQTDWDQTDAEDEELGNNWHSDSFGNSSGRKADLSQTEAEQALGHCDQSPTQETSATSNQSQSVTYTGSGFADFDDRGSERHRDHDCVQAADVSVQSLGSLPPSDSFADFCSAPIQETGEGSWAEFHDQRPQEEGSQRPDRVSSLQSDGEEEQDRVGHCGASRRSSCQVSLSCRVQQILCAIFPEVVVPTVEGEEEEEEVLSLCAHLHTRHLPESEEEKMPELSGAQRAPRGLWWPHQDVHSAVGLQFQWSGSHTNRTLLRCLGVDTRNILFIGMKKQPVAVPAFASSLGMLEPTKDAVAAVCTSGYAAVTAREPAGPQNRQDPSTDSVQGALPSSQRDWSSRGLSSSQDGCCALNLDCFGPEEESRSSSSSPPPGVDRELYELTISKLETSTDRCHLVDTLNRLMSDAEKTSTSVRKAPEDEELSAEAGRLIAGLPDLSFMTAKVLMFPSVLVPAL
- the LOC117775339 gene encoding aftiphilin-like isoform X1 gives rise to the protein MRLFWTLSPDLIVHLSLKGMFALRSSTVRTEMHLRTPPQPQRAAAAFGFPSPQPHFREEDGGERGDRWRETRHCLNYLQTSEVQEEGDLDKDRESSVSTVPQIISVYESAAEDLESVGDDFSFEGVSADLEPIVSSLASQDDQTDWDQTDAEDEELGNNWHSDSFGNSSGRKADLSQTEAEQALGHCDQSPTQETSATSNQSQSVTYTGSGFADFDDRGSERHRDHDCVQAADVSVQSLGSLPPSDSFADFCSAPIQETGEGSWAEFHDQRPQEEGSQRPDRVSSLQSDGEEEQDRVGHCGASRRSSCQVSLSCRVQQILCAIFPEVVVPTVEGEEEEEEEDDDEEEEEEVLSLCAHLHTRHLPESEEEKMPELSGAQRAPRGLWWPHQDVHSAVGLQFQWSGSHTNRTLLRCLGVDTRNILFIGMKKQPVAVPAFASSLGMLEPTKDAVAAVCTSGYAAVTAREPAGPQNRQDPSTDSVQGALPSSQRDWSSRGLSSSQDGCCALNLDCFGPEEESRSSSSSPPPGVDRELYELTISKLETSTDRCHLVDTLNRLMSDAEKTSTSVRKAPEDEELSAEAGRLIAGLPDLSFMTAKVLMFPSVLVPAL